The Sander vitreus isolate 19-12246 chromosome 10, sanVit1, whole genome shotgun sequence genome contains the following window.
cGTGTTTTGTGAGTTCACAATGACCTTGATCTTTGACCTCCTAAATGAAATAAGTTCATCCTTGAGTGAAAGTGGACGTTTGTATCAAATTTGAAGAAATgagatattacatttaaaaaaatgggaCAGACTATCGCCGGTGCAGAGGCTTAAACAAGACCTAGATGTTTCAGAGTGCAGGGGCACTCCTGAGGACCTTTTTGACTCTGTGGTGGCATCAGTCATCTCCTATAAGATGGGCCGCTAGGGCGGCAGCATCTTGACTATATTGACAGGAAGACACTCAACAGACTGTTTTTTTGGGCAAAATGTGGATGCTTCACACTTACCTTCAACccagcagcacagaagatctttacaatcaccacagtttcaagatTAATATCACCAATTCAGTATCCATCCAACATTGCGAtatcacagtgaagttgacctttgaccttttggaCATAAAATATCatcactttattattttatcctatgagacatttgtgtgaaatgttgtcGTAATTAGCAGATgaattcttgagttatggccaaagATGCATTTTATGAGGTCATAGTGACCTTGACCTTCGACCTCTAAAATGTAACCAGGTCGTCTTTGAGTCCAAGACAATGTTTGTGAcaaatttaaagaaattccCTCCAGGGGGTCCTGAGATATCGTGTTCACAAGAAtaggacggacagacagacagactgatgaACAACCCGAAAACGAAATGCCTCCGGACACAGctagatgacacacacacacacacacacacacacacacacacacacacacacacacacacacacacacacggagactaTCATGGCTGTCGTGGCTGGTAAATAGTCAAGCTTGCTCAGTGCAGTCTGTCTGTCAGAATGAAAATGCAGTTCATCAGAGGTAGCAGCAGTATACTGTACCACTGCAAAGCACCACGTGATAAATAAATGCCCCAATAAATCAACCAGAGAAGATCCTGATATGAGTCACATTTTCTACGCTTACATTTATTGTGTTGGAAAAGGATTTAATTTGTGTCATAAGCTCTTCtctgacatttgttttaaagaaGTGACACTTGCTGACCACCTGACCACTGTTGTTTAGTCTGTGCCATATGTAGAAAGAGATGAAAATCCCTTTCACTGCTCTTTTTTGTCAGGGGCGATCCCTGTGTCTTAAATTAGCACAGCTTGGCTTTGAGGCGACTTCAACAAACTCAGTCTCTATTTCCAGGGTTAAGAAATGTAGCTTGGTGGAACattaagcaaaaaataaatttttACTATAGACCAATTTTCAAGTCCAGATTTATAGAAAGTAAAAAGAACCTTAGAGTTAAAGTATGTCTGTCCACCTATGAtgatttttaaaatgcattgtaGGATTGTATGCTCCACTTTGTCACAAAACCAACTGGATTGTCTTAAAAATGTGTTGTCACCACGCTTAAAGGGTTGGTTCACCCAGATTagaaaataacatattttcacaCTTAGGCCTACCTCAAGGGGTTCccagccatgcagatagttttggttttatttgcctaggtttttaaaatataaagctCTGACTTCTGCCTTCACCTCCAAAGGAGATAGATATCTTAAAACTGGGACAAGACCAAAATGTTTTACATGGCTAGTAGCCATTACAGGTAAGTTAGAAAacgtgttttatttatttatatttgtagtTGTGAACTGATCATGTAaaaaattcatttttttcagaAATTTGACCTTTTGGAGATATATGTCTTTCCCAGGGCCCTGCTTTTATCAGTAATATGGCAACATAGCATATAGTCACCTTCTGTTGCAGTTATGGTCCTTACTTGTCATTACAAATGGCATAAGGAAAGCAGGTTTTTCATTGTAAGTTAATTGATTTTTACTTTAATTCCAACTTTGTTGTCAaaatacagaagaaaagagaaggatattaaaaatagaaaaggaaaaagaagttGTGATGGGACGTCACTTTGGAGAAAAAGTGAAAGAGGACATAAAACTGAAACTTACATTTAGACCATGCTTTCTGATGAAACCAAGCATTTCCTTTCAAACTGCATGACCTATGGAGGGCATATTAGATCTCTCTGACAGTGGAATTATTATCTAAAAACTAGAGAATATAATAAGGAAATGAGGATCAGAATCCATCATTACTGTATTACATACTGTGTATTATTACTTATAAtactgactttttcaaaccacaaatgtcagGACAGTGTAACTACCACGCAGCTACAGTGGAAAGAAATGAAATCATACTTGCCGTCATTTTCTTCTGAGCACTCACATGTTTGTACGCTCCAAAGGTGTTAACCACTGATACATACGGAACCAGACGTTAAGATCACCAGCCCACACTTTGTGTTGCTACGCAAATCTGAACTAACTTGTGTACTGACATGTCAAATGATTcagcatttttttatattttactttattttcctGATTGTGACAGAAGCAAAATGACAACATGACACaataaaaaagatttaatgTGTCTTTATTCTATATTATGGAATTGTATTGTCACCAAGACACATCTTCAGTTCAGTTGTGTCTTTGCTTAATTGCTTAGTTTGTTTTAGATGAGAACATTGTATGAACCCCTTCTGTGCAATTATTAGGAAGACACACATGTCACTTACCAGCAATGGACTCAAATGACATGAGCTTTGTATTAACTTTATATTGCAAATTCGTAAAAATGGGAAATAATAACACAGGTGACACAATATGCAGTCATTAACTTTGATATTTTTCATAAATAATTTCTACATGGATCTTTGTTTTTCATGGTATGAAAATGAACAAAGTGTGCAAAATGTCCAAAAGTATTTATTCATAGGTCACATAGTGTGTTTGAAAGTTTGACACTTGTCTTTATATTCTTATTGTCATACAtgattaaactaaactaaattattagtAGCCACAGGAAATGGAATGAGTGAGTagggttttttttgtggtttttgaAGTTTTACTTTCCAGTCTCAAAGAAATTCCCTTAATCACAGGAAGTATGATGCTGTATGTGTCTGAGAATAGTATTTAAGACCACCTTCAGCCTCTATCCCTCACAGTTCTCCTGTCAACAAACTTCACTCTCTTTGACTCTAGCTAATCTCTCCAGCTGCACTTGTCACAGCTCCTTTCTACCATCACAAGATATTTCGAGCACGGGTGTCATCTCGACCAAAGACGAAACCAACAATGTCCAGCTTCATGAAGGTCTTTCTGCTCCTGGCTGTCATGGTCTGCATGTCTAAAGCCTACAGTAggtttttacaattttttagcattTACAACTCTAACATAGACAATGTGAGATTCATTTTCCGACATTTGTATACGTCTTGGTAGCTGTTAGTGAAAAATCTGTGCAGTCTGTGCAGTGAAAAGATTTGTAATGAAATCTAACAAAAATCCTTGTATTTTTCTCTAGGTCCTCATCAATCAGATCAGTGTCTGTGTCAACGTGTCAGAAATAGAATTGGCTCAAAGTCTAACATAAAGGACATCCAGATCTACCCAGCAACCATCTTCTGTGGCAAAGTGGAGATTGTGTAAGATAAACTAACATCTTTAATAAACATTGTGGGAATGTGTGATGTTAGTGCAATAATGTGTCATGATTATTATATTTCTTGTGCTAATAGGAGGCTTGTATCTTCGTCAGCAAACCTGGAACTATAAAACTTAGAATGGCATTTTTACTGGCCTCAGTTGTAGTGAAAATTGAACTCCTGCTAAAACAATAATAACCTCAACCTTTAGGGCATTTCTAGTCATCAGTCTATCTGCCAGAATCATTTATATATCTGTTTATCTGCTATATTTGGTGAAGAGAATCCTTTCACCTGAGCTCACCTCTACTGTTTATTTCAACAGTGTCACCATCAACAGCGGCTTTCGCTACTGCCTGAACCCCAAGCTGAAGGCAGTGCAAAAAATCATAGCTTCCATCATGTGAGTATTTTTACAGACATGAATCCAAGCCTCATCTTCAGAATACACTGACTACCCAACTATTAATATCAAACGTTCTGTAAATCTCCATATTTGATAGAAATAACAGTAATGAGTGACATATTGCCTTCTCCACGCTGTTGTAATGGGTCTAATGTGTGTTCTTCTGGTTTTATGGTTATTTCTAGGAAACCAAAAACCTCCACTACAGCCAGACCAACTGAGACCACTTCCACCCCAGACAGCACCAAAACAGGTCGCATCTGACTCTTTAGCTCCTTGGATCAATAAGAAGCTGATGATGACCTCCGACCCCAAACAAAGGCATCTTCAATTAATGTAgatgtgaaatgaatgaaacgTTTTGTCTATTTATCTTCTATTTATGCTGATGTGCACTTACAGTATATTTCCGTTCTATTTTATTTCCTCTAATCTGTAtttgtaaatatgtatatattgtagACCAAGTTTACTGCATTTTggtaatttctttgttttttaataataataataataaaaattgtAAGAGAAAAAGAGCATTGAGTTCTTGTTTTCTGTTCCAAGTCTGTTACTGTTTGTGTTCTACATCAACAGTGCTACCTTGTGGTTCAGGGCTGCCAATGTAagaaatataggctactaaGCTATATGTGTCAGTTCACATATCCTGTGATGTCATGCAGGATTAGGTTGCCCAACATTAAATATCAGGGGGAGTTACCCTCTAAGGCGTCTTCTAGACACAATTAATGGGTGTTACTAGTACTTACATTAGCAGATACCAGGTCACCAAAGCTGCAGGCAGACTCTGAGATTGCAGGTTCAATAACCTACCAACACCATGTGTCCCTCAACTCTGATAGGGGCGGCTCGGATCAGCTGAGTCTCATAGGCTGTGatgctctacacacacacacacacacacacacacacacacacacacatagaacatCAGACAATCAGAATAAagaaaggatttattgccaagtttGCCTTGCtggatggtgcatacataaacatattaaaaagaaattaacaataaataatactttttttaattttactaaGTAGGCTAACATTTGAAATGCAGGACTTGTCTGAGtccttccaccactgcttgctTTGTTGCATATAAACGGTACTGCTTTACAACCACCCTTACATTTCAACATACTTACATTCCCAAAGAGGCAGCAGTGCTTTAGGTTTCGGATGGTCATTTCCGCCACCGGCTTTGTTGGCTGAGAGGCGCCTTCACTGGTGCCGTGTGACGTCTCAGCGCTCTCTTTACTCTCTGCATGTCCAAAAGTCATGGGTGAGTCTATCgatgaacaaacacacattatcTGTTTGTTCAGTCTGTCAAGTCAACGCCACTGTAGCTGTGGAATAATttcaacaggagaggagagggaataTTGACAGGTTGAGGTAAGTGTTAAATAGACTGTAGCATACAAGCTATTGTCCTAAACGCTGCCAATGACTGAACAATATTTAGCAAAGTGACAATCGCGTAAATGCAATGCATGTAGTATGGAACTATCAGTCAAAATGGTTTAAATAGCCTACTCGATATTTTTAGTATGAAGGTGTCCTTCCTAAAAGTAAATGTCATTGTATTATAGTGTATACAGATTATTTTAGACGTTATTCACTTCGGACTTCGGTTCCTGTTTTTGCAAGTCACTGTTTCTGGCCCCCCACAGTGCTGATGTTAACAACAGCAGATAGATGCCAGCTGTCTGCAAAGTAGACTAGAATGCAAAATACCAGCGATCTAAATCTACAAAATCTGAATTCTGCCAGAATTTAGATTTTGCAGATGGCGGACGGTCTCATCATTCATTTAAGTGAGGAAGATGCAGGTGGATTGCAATGGAAAGTGAGTTCAGACAGACAGGGCTGATATAGCATCACTGATAGCAGAGGTAGACAGGTTCACCATAACACAAGAGGGCTAACGTTAATGAGATTgactttctttgtattttatacAAACAATGTAGAATTAGTTATATTCTATCAAATATAGAGTGTATAGCAGTGTTTCCTTATTTCAGAAAGTTTCATTTCCTTGTGAAAATAAGCCTGCTTTAATTTGCAGTTGGCTTGGTATATGAGGCTGACTGACATGAACTGATATTAATGACAGTGCTGTAACCAGACTCTCTGCTTCTATTTGGAGCACGTCAGTAACAGTAAACTATGCACTGCACAGTCGTCACAAGTCTCTGACATGtttattctctttctctcttaaaCATGCATGTAACATTTATGTATTAGCTGCCTCATTCTGACTGACATCAAGGTGTTGTTGCACAACACACATTATGTTTTCAAAAATGCAGACCATTTTATCTGTCTAATGACCCTGTAACACTATGTGATGTCATGCGATGAAGTGTTCAGGTTTGGAGCCCCAAGCAGGGTGGACCTGTCGCCCTACAGAGTCTCCTGTGGTCAGCCCCTCTGATCTGGTGTCAAAATGGCCTCACGACAGGGAGACATTCCAGGTAACGCAGGAATTTAGATTTTGGTGTGATAATTTTAACATGTTTGTAAAAGGATTGTTTTGTGGAGATGTCAGAAATAGTTTCCTTACTcaaaaccatttttttcttAACTCCCATTCTTCAGCACTTGAGTCTGGCCCATCATCCGGACTATTTGGTGCCTTTTCATCTCCCATTGGAATGACTCGACACAATGTCAGCTATGACGAGCTCATGGATGCCACCATGCATTCACCACCTTCTGACTTGTCCGTCAACATCTTATGGAAAGACCCTGTCATCCCACAGCACAAGTTCAGGAACACTGCAGAGGTGCTTCTTTGCTTTGTTCTTACTATCTGATTCAAATTGTTTTATGTGAAACTATCTGAAGGTTAGGTGCATGCCTGGACACATTTGGTCTGCTCTTATTTGTTGTGTAACTGGTTTGTAAATTAATCCTAACAGTATAATTGTGTGTTACCAGGAAGGCGAGAAGGGTGGGAAGTTGCAGACTTTTGAAGCAGCAGCGCCAGCGAAGTCCCCAGTGCCTGTTTTGAAAGCCAAAGCCACCTCTTTAATGAGCTCACTTATGATCAGTAAGTCAAGATAACTAACTGAGGAACTTAATTTAAGaacctttattttcatttcatttgataaATATCTAGACAGCCTACAAGTTACAGACACTATCAGTGAGTTTCTTCATGTCACAGAATTATGTATGCTTCACCTACGATTGTCCAAATGGCGACTACCTTGGCTGCCAAATAGGATAAACCATATTCAGTGCCAGGTATAATGGTGTGCAGCATATTAAAACATTGACTCATTTTGTATCCACTGATGACTGTATGCCCACCTCACTTAGAGCAGGCCCAGGAGAACCTCCAGAAGTTTGAGCACCAGGCAGGACTCACTGATGCTGGGTATTCTCCCCACAAGGGGCTCTCTGCTGAGGAGACCCGATTTCACCGACTGGTTGACGGCACAATACCAGTGAGTATGAACATATTTGGGGTAGAAGCCTATATCTGCCAAGGAGCCGTGAAAATTTTCTCTGCCCTCAAATAACAGTAAATAACTGAAAATATATCTCACACTTGAATATTTGACAGGTGTGTTTGAGGGCAGCAAAACTTGAATAAAAGTGAAAGGGAAAAACTCCTACACACTATCTTGCTTACTGttagtttattaaaaagttGAGGCCCAAATAAAGGGGCGCAGGTCCTCGGCTCACTCTGACATcgctccattagtgcatgtataggtcctgggcatgtgtgtgtatttcatgaACACTGAAAACAAGAATAATGTCTCAGTTttcaaaatacacaaatataaacttgaacacagaaaaacaaaattggGTGTTAAATATTAACCTGTTGTGAGGATTAGCCTTTATCTTTTGTACATGGGTTCAGATGGAAGGTTTAGCAAAGAGTGcatacacacagtgtgtgtggatgcagaaaggttgtgttttcttttccctgGTGACTGTGGCCAACTgacaaagtagcctacattatgAGGACTTTATTCCTACAAGAACAATTATTGTGTCTGTGTTATTACTCAAGTGTTGTTGTGAGAAATTATATGATAATATTATATTTTAGCCTGTTGATTGActgctagtcttgcattgccagacctatctccacagcgctgcggagtaaaTGACTGCAGGGTAAACCATGGAACAACATCTTGTAAATCTGGTAAACACATTATATAATCAGCTCCGAGCTGGTTCCATAGACTACAGCTTCCGGCTGTAGTGTTGCCAAGCAACGCCCTTAAATTAATCGA
Protein-coding sequences here:
- the LOC144524982 gene encoding C-X-C motif chemokine 10-like → MSSFMKVFLLLAVMVCMSKAYSPHQSDQCLCQRVRNRIGSKSNIKDIQIYPATIFCGKVEIVVTINSGFRYCLNPKLKAVQKIIASIMKPKTSTTARPTETTSTPDSTKTGRI